Proteins encoded within one genomic window of Microbacterium sp. zg-B185:
- a CDS encoding AI-2E family transporter yields the protein MSSGPDNQPRSSLFDALRDRNRVVTSELSGTIPRGLRVATAYAWRFLVVAAAVGVAIWLVIQLKLLVIPLLISILVTALLWPAFAWMLRHRVPRWLAIAISILGTLAIVAGLLWLVIWQVTREWSSVQTRTVEALEQFRQYLIDGPLHLTASQIDDLLGQSLTLVQEQAELLLSGALALGTTLGHVAVGALLSLFILLCLLADGGGIWRWTTRLFPQRARPAVDGAARAGWVMVVNYSRTQLLVATIDAVGIGLGAFLLGVPLAIPVAVLVFLGAFVPIVGAVVTGALAVFLALVYNGAWIALWMLVVVLAVQQIEGHVLQPLLMGSAVKVHPLAVVLVVAGGALIAGIPGALFAVPLAAFVNVFAVYITGRTWEGGGRASSRDLIWTTVPRPRKVRS from the coding sequence ATGAGCAGTGGCCCCGACAACCAGCCTCGAAGCTCCCTCTTCGATGCACTCCGGGACCGCAATCGGGTGGTCACCTCCGAGTTGTCGGGAACCATTCCGCGCGGGCTTCGGGTTGCGACCGCGTACGCGTGGCGTTTTCTGGTGGTGGCAGCGGCCGTCGGCGTCGCGATCTGGCTCGTCATCCAGCTGAAGCTGCTGGTCATCCCGCTGCTGATCTCCATCCTGGTGACCGCGTTGCTGTGGCCGGCCTTCGCGTGGATGCTGCGACACCGGGTGCCGCGCTGGCTTGCGATCGCGATATCGATCCTCGGCACCCTGGCCATCGTCGCCGGCCTGCTGTGGCTGGTGATCTGGCAGGTGACCCGCGAGTGGTCCTCCGTGCAGACCCGCACGGTCGAGGCCCTCGAGCAGTTCCGTCAGTACCTGATCGATGGGCCGCTGCACCTGACCGCGAGTCAGATCGATGACCTGCTGGGCCAGTCGCTGACGCTTGTGCAGGAGCAGGCGGAACTCCTGCTGTCCGGGGCTCTCGCGCTCGGGACCACGCTCGGTCACGTCGCCGTCGGAGCACTGCTGTCCCTGTTCATCCTGCTGTGCCTGCTCGCCGACGGCGGGGGCATCTGGCGATGGACCACGCGGCTGTTCCCGCAGCGTGCCCGACCCGCCGTGGACGGAGCCGCGCGCGCCGGCTGGGTCATGGTGGTCAACTACTCGCGCACCCAGCTGCTGGTGGCCACCATCGACGCGGTCGGCATCGGGCTCGGCGCCTTCCTGCTGGGGGTTCCGCTGGCGATCCCCGTCGCGGTGCTGGTCTTCCTCGGCGCGTTCGTCCCCATCGTCGGCGCGGTGGTCACCGGTGCCCTGGCGGTGTTCTTGGCGCTGGTGTACAACGGCGCCTGGATCGCGCTGTGGATGCTGGTCGTCGTCCTGGCGGTGCAGCAGATCGAGGGGCACGTCCTGCAGCCGCTGCTCATGGGCTCGGCCGTCAAGGTCCACCCCCTCGCCGTCGTCCTGGTGGTGGCCGGCGGCGCTCTGATCGCCGGCATCCCCGGGGCCCTGTTCGCCGTGCCGCTGGCCGCCTTCGTCAATGTCTTCGCCGTCTACATCACCGGTCGAACGTGGGAGGGCGGCGGGCGGGCGTCCTCGCGCGACCTGATCTGGACGACCGTGCCCCGCCCAAGGAAGGTTCGTTCTTGA
- a CDS encoding DUF501 domain-containing protein, translated as MTTPPFPPVRETDLRVLRAQLGRPARGVVGIAARCVCGNPTVAATAPRLEDGTPFPTFYYLTHPAATAAMSGLEAGQVMRALSDDLEADSDLADAYQRAHEAYLRDRAGFGAVEEISGISAGGMPTRIKCLHALVAHSLAAGPGVNPIGDRALALSSWSPLRCVCAEPGGGA; from the coding sequence GTGACCACCCCGCCGTTCCCGCCCGTTCGTGAGACTGATCTGCGCGTCCTGCGTGCCCAGCTCGGGCGACCCGCCCGCGGCGTCGTGGGGATCGCCGCGCGCTGCGTGTGCGGCAACCCGACGGTGGCGGCCACGGCACCTCGCCTCGAGGACGGAACGCCGTTTCCGACGTTCTACTACCTGACTCACCCGGCCGCGACCGCCGCCATGTCGGGGCTGGAGGCGGGGCAGGTGATGCGCGCGCTGAGCGACGACCTGGAGGCGGACTCCGACCTCGCCGACGCGTACCAGCGCGCCCACGAGGCGTACCTGCGCGACCGTGCGGGGTTCGGTGCGGTCGAGGAGATCTCCGGGATCTCGGCCGGGGGCATGCCCACCCGGATCAAGTGCCTGCACGCGCTGGTGGCGCATTCGCTCGCGGCGGGACCCGGCGTGAACCCGATCGGCGACCGCGCACTGGCGCTGTCCTCGTGGTCGCCGCTGCGCTGCGTATGCGCCGAACCGGGAGGCGGTGCATGA
- a CDS encoding alanine racemase, with protein MTIDLLSTAGSGTPWADPAVYWRSVDAAVAEISGPVAALSLPALRYNALDMLVRAAGVPIRVASKSVRVRDVLDAVLALPGYSGILAFALPEALWLAEEHDDVVMGYPTADRAAIARLAADDRAASRVTLMVDDLAQLDLVDAVAAPAARATIRVAIDADASWRAPGLGHIGVRRSPLHEPGEVAGLARAIAARRGFRLVGLMMYEAQIAGQGDATGAGDGIIRWMQRRSAQELLERRAVVVSALRDIAPLEFVNGGGTGSLELTASDLAVTELTAGSGLLAGHLFDGYRAFDPAPAAAFGLEVVRKPMPEIATVLGGGWIASGPPLASRQPMPVWPAGLTMLAREGAGEVQTPLRGDSARSLAVGDRVWFRHAKSGELAERVERYRLVEDGRAVGEAPTYRGEGKAFL; from the coding sequence GTGACGATCGACCTGCTCTCCACCGCCGGCTCGGGGACGCCCTGGGCGGACCCCGCCGTCTACTGGAGGTCGGTGGACGCTGCCGTCGCGGAGATCTCCGGGCCGGTTGCAGCGCTGAGTCTTCCCGCCCTGCGATACAACGCCCTCGACATGCTGGTGCGGGCCGCCGGGGTACCGATCCGCGTCGCCAGCAAATCGGTCCGCGTGCGGGACGTGCTCGATGCCGTGCTCGCACTGCCCGGATATTCCGGCATCCTCGCCTTCGCCCTTCCCGAGGCGCTCTGGCTCGCTGAAGAGCATGACGACGTGGTGATGGGGTACCCGACGGCGGACCGCGCTGCGATCGCCCGCCTGGCCGCCGATGACCGGGCCGCATCCCGGGTCACCCTGATGGTGGACGACCTCGCGCAGCTGGATCTGGTCGATGCAGTGGCGGCCCCCGCAGCGCGTGCGACGATCCGCGTCGCCATCGACGCCGATGCATCGTGGCGCGCTCCCGGGTTGGGGCACATCGGTGTGCGGCGTTCGCCGCTGCACGAGCCGGGCGAAGTGGCCGGCCTCGCTCGCGCGATCGCTGCTCGGCGCGGCTTCCGCCTGGTCGGTCTCATGATGTACGAGGCGCAGATAGCGGGCCAGGGAGATGCCACCGGCGCCGGGGACGGCATCATCCGCTGGATGCAGCGCCGCTCCGCACAGGAGCTCCTGGAACGGCGGGCCGTCGTCGTGTCGGCGCTGCGGGACATCGCCCCGCTGGAGTTCGTCAACGGCGGGGGAACCGGATCGCTCGAGCTGACCGCATCCGATCTGGCCGTCACCGAGTTGACCGCGGGGAGCGGGCTGCTGGCCGGTCATCTCTTCGACGGCTATCGCGCGTTCGATCCGGCGCCGGCGGCCGCGTTCGGCCTCGAGGTCGTGCGAAAGCCGATGCCGGAGATCGCGACGGTCCTCGGCGGCGGCTGGATCGCGTCCGGCCCGCCGCTGGCCTCGCGCCAGCCGATGCCGGTGTGGCCGGCGGGGTTGACCATGCTGGCGCGCGAAGGGGCCGGCGAGGTGCAGACCCCGCTGCGGGGGGATTCCGCACGATCGCTCGCCGTCGGCGACCGGGTGTGGTTCCGTCATGCCAAGAGCGGAGAGCTGGCCGAGCGGGTGGAGCGCTACCGGTTGGTGGAGGACGGACGAGCGGTCGGCGAAGCGCCCACCTACCGGGGCGAGGGGAAGGCTTTCCTGTGA
- a CDS encoding FAD-dependent oxidoreductase, producing MPKILIVGGGYAGFYTAWKLEKHLRKGEAEVTIVDPLPYMTYQPFLPEVAAGSIEARHSVVALRRHLKRTTVVAAKVTGISHANRVATITPIAGAPYELEYDQIVVTAGAVSRTFPIPGIADNAIGLKTIEEAVAIRDRLMSNFDKASTLPPGPERDRLLTVVVVGGGFAGIEVFAELRSLASSLVARYPEITFDDTHFHLIEAMGRIMPEVSLKTSEWVLKDLAKRAAYVHLDTQVTGALGGNVELSTGEVIPSDLIIWTAGVMANPTVVRGGDLPVEERGRIQTRADLRVGTDDEIVEGAWAAGDVSAVPDLSGGGVGGYCVPNAQHAVRQAKLLAKNLVAVLRGELPREYFHKNLGAVAGLGLYNGVFQSGNLALKGFIAWVAHRGYHGLAMPSWERKFRVVWGWWNNLWLGRDLVNLQAVQDPRYVFEEFAARPRTPQPVEAAPVKAPVVADAPKQVSARG from the coding sequence GTGCCAAAAATCCTCATAGTCGGTGGCGGCTACGCGGGCTTCTACACTGCCTGGAAGCTCGAGAAGCATCTGCGCAAGGGCGAGGCCGAGGTGACCATCGTCGACCCGTTGCCGTACATGACCTACCAGCCGTTCCTGCCCGAGGTCGCGGCCGGATCCATCGAAGCCCGGCACTCCGTCGTCGCGCTGCGCCGCCACCTCAAGCGCACCACGGTGGTCGCCGCCAAGGTGACCGGGATCAGCCACGCGAACAGAGTCGCCACGATCACCCCGATCGCCGGTGCGCCCTACGAACTCGAGTACGACCAGATCGTGGTCACCGCCGGGGCCGTCTCGCGCACGTTCCCGATCCCGGGCATCGCCGACAACGCGATCGGACTCAAGACGATCGAGGAGGCGGTCGCGATCCGCGACCGCCTGATGTCCAACTTCGACAAGGCCTCCACGCTTCCGCCCGGACCCGAGCGGGACCGTCTGCTGACGGTCGTCGTGGTCGGCGGCGGGTTCGCGGGAATCGAGGTGTTCGCAGAACTGCGTTCCCTGGCGTCGTCGCTGGTGGCGCGCTACCCGGAGATCACCTTCGACGACACGCACTTCCACCTCATCGAGGCGATGGGCCGGATCATGCCCGAGGTGTCGCTGAAGACCAGCGAATGGGTGCTGAAGGATCTCGCCAAGCGCGCCGCCTACGTGCACCTGGACACCCAGGTCACCGGCGCCCTCGGCGGCAACGTCGAGCTGTCCACCGGGGAGGTGATTCCGAGCGACCTGATCATCTGGACTGCCGGCGTCATGGCCAACCCGACCGTCGTCCGCGGCGGAGACCTGCCCGTCGAGGAACGCGGTCGCATCCAGACCCGCGCCGACCTCCGCGTGGGCACCGACGACGAGATCGTCGAGGGCGCCTGGGCAGCAGGGGATGTCTCGGCCGTTCCCGACCTGTCCGGCGGTGGCGTCGGCGGATACTGTGTTCCGAACGCGCAGCACGCCGTCCGCCAGGCAAAGCTGCTCGCCAAGAACCTCGTGGCGGTCCTGCGCGGCGAGCTGCCGCGTGAGTATTTCCACAAGAACCTGGGCGCGGTCGCCGGCCTCGGTCTGTACAACGGCGTCTTCCAATCCGGCAACCTCGCACTCAAGGGGTTCATCGCGTGGGTCGCGCACCGTGGATACCACGGCCTGGCGATGCCGTCGTGGGAGCGCAAGTTCCGGGTCGTGTGGGGCTGGTGGAACAACCTGTGGCTGGGCCGCGACCTGGTCAATCTGCAGGCCGTCCAGGATCCGCGGTACGTCTTCGAAGAATTCGCCGCTCGCCCGCGCACGCCGCAGCCCGTCGAGGCGGCTCCCGTCAAGGCGCCCGTCGTGGCGGATGCACCCAAGCAGGTCTCCGCACGCGGCTGA
- a CDS encoding S8 family serine peptidase: MIRPLLAVCASALAVVLLTGSAVIPDASAQDPVRAAEYWLDDYGVKAAWATTRGAGVRIAIIDTGIARGPAEFEGAVVGGTDVSGTGAPDGRAPVGAVDSNHGSWVASLAAARGTGPSTGMIGVAPQAELLSVSVGFGSSAKVPFTEQIAEAIRWSVDNGADVINLSLTTNTLDWDKSWDSAFLYAHEHDVVVVVAAGNRGSGTSRVGAPATIPGVLTVAGVDPSGRASLEASTQGITIGVSAPSEDLVGVSADGRLVLWNGTSGAAPIVAGVAALVRAAHPDLDAANVINRIIRTARPVASARAVPDPLYGYGLVDAAAAVSANVPAVTANPMGSLEEWIRLYRRAETDPEPAPTVKPVEVPPLPPSDAARRVSTPLLPSTDSLLYGTLPLMGGSATAILVALGVIAAVRRIRLASRAPSR; this comes from the coding sequence ATGATCCGGCCGTTGCTGGCCGTCTGCGCCTCCGCGCTGGCCGTGGTGCTGCTGACCGGGTCGGCCGTGATCCCGGACGCATCCGCGCAGGATCCGGTGCGCGCCGCGGAGTACTGGCTCGACGACTACGGCGTCAAGGCGGCGTGGGCCACCACTCGGGGCGCGGGAGTGCGGATCGCGATCATCGACACCGGGATCGCTCGCGGTCCGGCGGAGTTCGAGGGCGCGGTGGTCGGCGGGACCGACGTGTCGGGAACGGGCGCACCGGACGGTCGCGCGCCGGTCGGCGCCGTGGACTCCAATCACGGCAGCTGGGTGGCCTCGCTGGCCGCCGCACGCGGCACCGGCCCGTCGACCGGGATGATCGGCGTCGCGCCGCAGGCGGAGCTGCTCTCGGTATCGGTCGGCTTCGGGTCGTCCGCGAAGGTGCCCTTCACGGAGCAGATCGCCGAGGCGATCCGGTGGTCGGTCGACAACGGCGCCGACGTGATCAACCTGTCGCTGACCACCAACACACTGGACTGGGACAAGAGCTGGGACTCCGCGTTCCTGTACGCCCACGAACACGACGTCGTCGTCGTCGTCGCCGCCGGAAACCGGGGCAGCGGCACGTCCCGCGTCGGCGCGCCGGCAACGATCCCCGGCGTGCTGACGGTGGCCGGCGTCGATCCGTCCGGGCGGGCGAGTCTCGAGGCATCCACCCAGGGCATCACCATCGGCGTCTCGGCACCGAGTGAGGATCTCGTCGGGGTGTCTGCCGACGGCCGGCTCGTGCTGTGGAACGGCACCAGCGGCGCCGCGCCGATCGTAGCCGGCGTCGCGGCGCTCGTGCGCGCCGCCCACCCGGATCTGGACGCCGCCAACGTCATCAACCGCATCATCCGCACCGCCCGGCCCGTGGCATCCGCACGGGCGGTGCCAGATCCGCTGTACGGGTACGGACTCGTGGATGCCGCGGCGGCCGTCTCGGCGAACGTGCCCGCGGTCACCGCCAACCCCATGGGCAGCCTGGAGGAGTGGATCCGCCTCTACCGTCGTGCCGAGACCGACCCCGAGCCGGCCCCGACGGTCAAGCCTGTCGAGGTGCCGCCGCTGCCCCCCTCGGATGCCGCACGCCGGGTCTCCACCCCGCTGCTGCCCTCGACGGATTCGCTGCTCTATGGCACGCTGCCGCTGATGGGGGGATCAGCCACCGCTATACTTGTGGCTCTCGGCGTCATCGCAGCTGTCCGACGTATCCGATTGGCGTCACGGGCGCCGAGCCGCTGA
- a CDS encoding LemA family protein — protein MWEWLIPVLIVVALVVIVGIYLWATYNSLVALNVRVDEAWSDITVQLKRRADLLPNLIEAVKGYAAHEKAVFENVTRARAETLTAGGPAEAGVAEGHMQQALKSLFAVAEAYPQLQASQNFLQLQQSIVDTEDKIQASRRFYNGGVRELNTKIKVFPNNLFARNLGFHEREFFEVVDGAAIAEPPRVQF, from the coding sequence ATGTGGGAATGGCTTATCCCAGTACTGATCGTTGTGGCGCTGGTCGTCATCGTCGGCATCTACCTGTGGGCGACCTACAACTCGCTCGTCGCGCTGAACGTACGCGTCGACGAGGCGTGGAGCGACATCACAGTCCAGCTGAAACGCAGGGCCGACCTGCTGCCCAACCTGATCGAGGCCGTCAAGGGCTACGCGGCGCATGAGAAGGCCGTCTTCGAGAATGTCACCCGTGCCCGGGCTGAGACGCTGACGGCGGGGGGTCCCGCCGAGGCGGGTGTGGCCGAAGGGCACATGCAGCAGGCGCTGAAGTCGCTTTTCGCAGTCGCCGAAGCGTATCCGCAGCTGCAGGCGAGCCAGAACTTCCTGCAGCTGCAGCAGTCCATCGTCGATACCGAGGACAAGATCCAGGCGTCCCGCCGGTTCTACAACGGCGGCGTGCGGGAGCTGAACACCAAGATCAAGGTGTTCCCGAACAATCTCTTCGCCCGCAACCTGGGCTTCCACGAGCGCGAGTTCTTCGAAGTCGTGGACGGCGCGGCGATCGCGGAGCCGCCGCGGGTTCAGTTCTGA
- a CDS encoding D-arabinono-1,4-lactone oxidase — protein MTRLGGTWHNWSRTETVRPQRVEAPASTAAVQRSVQAAAARGMPLKAVGAGHSFTGIALAPGVLLDLTDLTGLVSVDRDRARVTLRAGTRLHQVPKLLAPYGLAMPNLGDIDRQSIAGAISTGTHGTGARFGGLATQVTGVTLITAGGDLLTVDENENTDLLGAVALGLGALGILVEVTLQCVPAFLLHAVERPEPLDAVLGSLDSLVAASDHFEFYWFPHTELAMTKTNTRLPESAVRHPLPPLRRWVDDVAVGGLAHQLACSIARTVPAAAPAINRLSARVWSDREFTDASARVFATERFVRFREMEFAVPAGNVRPAFEAVRALIEDRGWRIAFPVEVRFAAADDVWMSTAHGRASGYIAVHRYWREDHAEYFEAVEHIMIGFEGRPHWGKLHSLDAGMLRGRYPRFDEFVALRDRLDPDRMFDNPYLRRVLG, from the coding sequence GTGACCCGTCTCGGCGGAACGTGGCACAACTGGAGTCGCACCGAGACCGTCCGGCCGCAGCGGGTCGAAGCGCCCGCCTCGACCGCCGCCGTGCAGCGCTCCGTCCAGGCCGCCGCTGCGCGCGGGATGCCGCTCAAGGCGGTCGGCGCCGGTCACAGCTTCACCGGCATCGCGTTGGCCCCCGGCGTGCTGCTGGATCTGACCGACCTGACCGGGCTCGTCTCAGTGGACCGTGACCGCGCACGGGTCACCCTGCGCGCCGGCACGCGGCTGCATCAGGTGCCGAAGCTGCTGGCGCCGTATGGACTGGCCATGCCCAACCTGGGGGACATCGATCGTCAATCCATCGCCGGGGCGATCTCGACCGGCACGCACGGCACCGGGGCGCGCTTCGGCGGCCTGGCCACGCAGGTGACCGGCGTGACGCTGATCACTGCGGGCGGTGACCTGCTCACGGTGGATGAGAACGAGAACACCGACCTGCTCGGGGCCGTCGCTCTGGGTCTGGGTGCGCTGGGCATCCTGGTGGAAGTGACGCTGCAGTGCGTGCCCGCCTTCCTGCTGCACGCGGTGGAGCGCCCTGAGCCGTTGGATGCGGTCTTGGGCAGTCTGGACTCGCTCGTCGCGGCGTCCGATCACTTCGAGTTCTACTGGTTTCCGCACACCGAGCTGGCGATGACCAAGACCAACACGCGCCTGCCGGAGAGCGCCGTGCGTCACCCGCTGCCGCCGCTGCGCAGATGGGTCGACGACGTCGCCGTCGGTGGCCTGGCCCACCAGCTCGCCTGCAGCATCGCGCGGACGGTCCCGGCCGCGGCGCCGGCGATCAACCGGCTCTCAGCCAGAGTGTGGAGCGATCGCGAATTCACGGATGCCTCGGCCCGCGTCTTCGCGACAGAACGATTCGTCCGCTTCCGCGAGATGGAGTTCGCGGTGCCGGCCGGGAACGTCCGACCCGCGTTCGAGGCCGTGCGCGCGCTGATCGAGGACCGCGGGTGGCGGATCGCCTTCCCGGTCGAGGTGCGCTTCGCCGCAGCCGATGACGTGTGGATGTCGACCGCGCACGGGCGTGCGTCCGGATACATCGCCGTGCACCGCTACTGGCGGGAGGATCACGCGGAGTATTTCGAGGCCGTGGAGCACATCATGATCGGGTTCGAGGGTCGCCCGCACTGGGGCAAGCTGCACTCGCTGGACGCCGGGATGCTGCGGGGCCGATACCCGCGGTTCGACGAGTTCGTCGCCTTGCGCGATCGGCTGGACCCCGACCGGATGTTCGACAACCCCTACCTCCGGCGTGTGCTCGGGTGA
- a CDS encoding M48 family metalloprotease has translation MYTAIARNKRNTWFILIGFVLFLGGIGVLAGWLAGNNWWITAFILVFAAGYATFQYFFADREALAMAGAVQVERSDAPRYYRIVENLCITTGTVMPKLYVVDDPAPNAFATGRKPEEASITVTTGLFELMTDRELEGVLGHELGHIRNYDIRVSLIVFGLVVAVGILADLFLRLAFFGGARRSGNNQAQLLFVVFGVVAALVAPLLAGAVQAAISRQREYLADATSAMTTRDPDALASALGKLAEYGRPLQKASTSMAHLWIADPLKPNALARMFSTHPPIPDRIERLRTMGGTF, from the coding sequence ATGTACACCGCCATCGCCCGCAACAAGCGCAACACGTGGTTCATCCTGATCGGCTTCGTACTGTTCCTGGGCGGGATCGGTGTCCTCGCCGGCTGGCTGGCCGGCAACAACTGGTGGATCACCGCGTTCATCCTCGTGTTCGCGGCCGGGTACGCGACCTTCCAGTACTTCTTCGCGGACCGCGAGGCTCTGGCGATGGCAGGTGCCGTCCAGGTGGAGCGCAGCGATGCCCCGCGCTACTACCGGATCGTGGAGAACCTGTGCATCACCACCGGCACGGTGATGCCGAAGCTGTACGTCGTGGATGATCCGGCACCGAACGCGTTCGCCACCGGCCGCAAACCCGAAGAGGCCTCGATCACCGTGACGACCGGCCTGTTCGAACTGATGACCGACCGCGAGCTCGAAGGCGTGCTCGGCCACGAGCTCGGACACATCCGCAATTACGACATCCGCGTCTCGCTGATCGTCTTCGGGCTGGTCGTCGCGGTGGGCATCCTGGCCGACCTGTTCCTGCGCCTCGCGTTCTTCGGGGGAGCCCGTCGCAGCGGCAACAACCAGGCGCAGCTGCTCTTCGTGGTCTTCGGTGTGGTGGCCGCCCTGGTCGCCCCGCTGCTGGCAGGCGCTGTCCAGGCGGCCATCTCGCGTCAGCGCGAGTATCTCGCCGACGCCACCAGCGCGATGACCACCCGGGATCCGGACGCGCTCGCATCAGCGCTGGGCAAGCTCGCGGAGTACGGGCGCCCGCTGCAGAAAGCCAGTACGTCGATGGCGCACCTGTGGATCGCGGATCCGCTGAAACCCAATGCGCTGGCCCGGATGTTCTCCACCCACCCGCCGATCCCCGACCGGATCGAACGGCTCAGGACCATGGGCGGGACGTTCTAA
- a CDS encoding crosslink repair DNA glycosylase YcaQ family protein, with protein sequence MKESLSLPEARRIALAAQGFAQPAPTVAGTRQLNLALTRMATLQIDSVNVFARSHYMPLFSRLGPYDTAALDKLLFSRRAPYVEYWAHVASFIPAVDWGLFRFRMDDLRAKYGSEPDSWYQTHREIVDWVRAELADRGPLRPAQIEHDAGTTARGPWWDWDVVKRALEYLWLFGEVAIAGRRGFERRYGLAEDVVPAEVLAAPVPRDHAIAELIARAAKAYGVATASDLADYWRLKDRGAVVSAIRNLEDSGVLRPVTVQGWQAAGRPAKAWMHSSASVPRRVDAAAILTPFDPVVWFRDRAQRLFDFDYRIEIYTPAPRRRYGYYSLPVLIDDDIVGRVDLKADRGASTLLVQSAWWEPDHPTDAAARLADVLRDAARWQGLNAVSVSRWGDAADDLAGAMPEARRHEAGAAAAIPLERDEPAPEDRAGASVEA encoded by the coding sequence GTGAAGGAGTCGCTGAGCCTGCCGGAGGCGCGCCGGATCGCCCTGGCCGCTCAGGGTTTCGCGCAGCCCGCCCCGACGGTTGCCGGAACGCGGCAGCTGAATCTCGCCCTCACGCGGATGGCGACCCTGCAGATCGACTCGGTCAACGTCTTCGCTCGATCGCACTACATGCCGCTGTTCTCGCGGCTGGGGCCCTACGACACCGCGGCGCTGGACAAGCTCCTGTTCTCGCGGCGGGCACCGTACGTCGAATACTGGGCGCACGTCGCGTCGTTCATCCCCGCCGTCGACTGGGGTCTGTTCCGCTTTCGGATGGATGACCTGCGGGCGAAATACGGCAGCGAGCCGGACAGCTGGTACCAGACTCACCGCGAGATCGTGGATTGGGTTCGCGCCGAGCTGGCCGATCGCGGACCCCTTCGTCCGGCGCAGATCGAGCACGATGCCGGAACGACGGCGCGCGGACCGTGGTGGGACTGGGATGTCGTGAAGCGGGCGTTGGAGTATCTCTGGCTCTTCGGCGAGGTGGCCATCGCCGGGCGCCGCGGTTTCGAGCGACGCTACGGTCTGGCCGAGGATGTCGTGCCCGCCGAGGTGCTCGCCGCACCGGTACCCCGTGATCACGCCATTGCCGAGCTGATCGCGCGCGCCGCGAAAGCGTACGGGGTGGCCACGGCATCCGATCTCGCCGACTACTGGCGCCTGAAAGACCGCGGCGCGGTGGTGTCCGCCATCCGCAACCTCGAGGACTCGGGGGTACTGCGGCCGGTCACCGTCCAGGGATGGCAGGCTGCGGGGCGACCCGCCAAAGCATGGATGCACAGCAGCGCCTCTGTGCCGCGGAGGGTGGATGCCGCGGCGATCCTGACCCCGTTCGATCCGGTGGTCTGGTTCCGCGACCGCGCGCAGCGCCTGTTCGACTTCGACTACCGCATCGAGATCTACACGCCCGCGCCGCGCCGACGCTACGGGTACTACTCGCTGCCTGTGCTGATCGACGATGACATCGTCGGACGCGTGGACCTGAAGGCCGACCGCGGCGCCTCGACCCTGCTGGTCCAGTCCGCATGGTGGGAGCCTGATCACCCCACGGATGCCGCCGCCCGCCTCGCCGACGTGCTCCGGGATGCCGCGCGCTGGCAGGGGCTGAACGCGGTCTCGGTCTCGCGGTGGGGGGACGCGGCCGATGATCTGGCCGGCGCGATGCCGGAGGCCCGGCGACACGAGGCCGGTGCCGCGGCGGCGATCCCGCTGGAGCGGGACGAACCGGCGCCGGAGGATCGAGCCGGCGCTAGCGTGGAGGCGTGA
- a CDS encoding crosslink repair DNA glycosylase YcaQ family protein — protein sequence MHRLTREEARRIAVRAQLLTADRPGGIVEAVDGLSLVNIDPTAAVAPSADHILWSRIGWPYQAADLMRVTEDDRAVFEWAGFYRPMADLALFRPLMRAWPPYRQHREWLAANDRFRRDVLARLRSEGPVRTGQIPDTSQVGWKSTGWTNNRNVTQMLEFLVLRGEVAISGREGKERVWDVAERVYPTDTVELSAEEAGRLRAERRLGYLGLARAKAPRQPVEPLDVGTAGEEAVVEGVPGSWRVDPTLLHPPDPFQPRTALLSPFDRLVFDRARAQELFDFEYVVEMYKPAAQRRWGYFALPILHGDRLIGKLDAAADRKAGVFRVSAIHHDEPFTAEVAAAVELEVQDLAAWLGLEVTGIPGS from the coding sequence ATGCATCGACTCACCCGCGAGGAGGCGCGTCGCATCGCCGTGCGCGCTCAGCTGCTCACGGCAGATCGTCCGGGTGGGATCGTCGAAGCCGTCGACGGCCTGTCTCTGGTGAACATCGACCCGACCGCGGCGGTCGCTCCCAGCGCCGACCACATCCTGTGGAGCCGGATCGGATGGCCCTACCAGGCGGCGGATCTGATGCGCGTCACCGAAGACGACCGCGCGGTGTTCGAGTGGGCGGGCTTCTACCGGCCGATGGCCGACCTGGCGCTCTTCCGGCCGCTGATGCGCGCGTGGCCACCGTACCGTCAGCACCGCGAGTGGCTGGCCGCCAACGACCGCTTCCGCCGCGACGTGCTCGCTCGACTGCGCAGCGAGGGGCCTGTGCGCACGGGCCAGATCCCGGACACCAGTCAGGTCGGCTGGAAGTCCACGGGCTGGACGAACAACAGGAACGTCACCCAGATGCTCGAGTTCCTGGTGCTCCGCGGCGAGGTGGCGATCTCCGGCCGGGAGGGCAAGGAGCGGGTATGGGATGTCGCCGAGCGCGTCTACCCCACCGACACCGTCGAGCTCTCCGCGGAGGAGGCGGGTCGCCTGCGTGCCGAGCGGAGGCTGGGGTACCTCGGGCTGGCCCGCGCGAAGGCGCCACGCCAGCCGGTTGAGCCGCTGGATGTCGGGACGGCGGGGGAGGAGGCCGTGGTGGAGGGAGTCCCGGGCAGTTGGCGCGTTGACCCGACACTGCTGCACCCGCCCGATCCCTTCCAGCCGCGCACCGCACTGCTCTCGCCGTTCGACCGGCTGGTCTTCGACCGTGCCCGCGCTCAGGAGCTGTTCGACTTCGAGTACGTCGTGGAGATGTACAAACCCGCCGCGCAGCGCCGATGGGGGTACTTCGCGCTGCCGATCCTCCACGGCGATCGGCTGATCGGAAAGCTGGATGCCGCGGCAGACCGCAAAGCCGGGGTCTTCCGCGTCTCCGCCATCCATCACGACGAGCCGTTCACGGCCGAGGTCGCGGCGGCGGTGGAGCTGGAGGTGCAGGATCTCGCCGCCTGGCTCGGGCTGGAGGTGACCGGCATCCCGGGATCCTGA